The following nucleotide sequence is from Methanofastidiosum sp..
GAAAAGAAAAAAAGCGTAATTGATGAAATATCAATTAAAGAGCTAGTTATCAAATTTGAATTGGACGATAATGGAACCATAACCAAAGAATTGATAAAAGAACAGTATAGGTATTGGGTTGATCTTCTACACCCCGATAAAAATCTAAATAAAAGTGACGCAACTATAAAAAAGGCGGAAGAAAAACTAAAAGAGATAAATACAATCTATAAAAAGTTGATTGAACATTTTCCTTAGACTATATAAGGCCATCAGATTACTTTCCCTATCTCTTCAGCAGCCCTTTTCATGTCTAGGAAAACTAATCCCAATTTCGCATCTTTTCTAGCTAAAGCAGTGAGAACTGCTTCTTCACCTGCGCCCATGAGAAGTATATACCCATTCTGCCCTTTGACAAAAACTTCTTCAAGACTTCCTTTCATGAGCTCTTTTGA
It contains:
- a CDS encoding roadblock/LC7 domain-containing protein, with the protein product MASRIEKLTEMLKDLSGASPDIEASAIVSTDGLVIASALPHDVEEDRVAAMSAAMLSLGERTSKELMKGSLEEVFVKGQNGYILLMGAGEEAVLTALARKDAKLGLVFLDMKRAAEEIGKVI